The Mytilus trossulus isolate FHL-02 chromosome 3, PNRI_Mtr1.1.1.hap1, whole genome shotgun sequence genome contains a region encoding:
- the LOC134710723 gene encoding uncharacterized protein LOC134710723, whose product MASSQSVRKGQVLVSCNLCETGRPIKWKCIDCNILMCNHCKEQVHSKFKNAQEHKTLDIKDIGVHREEIDFTNIKCNQHSSQHCCLFCKTCDCLVCPTCFAKDHKHHDLIEISEGYNMKIQRLKEEQGKIQKINAKSAFQIGKLQNLVNEENLKHSKVKTDITDHQKVIKGQVDKHFNELSNKLFESHENAISSLKSDLNAVFLFKTQTKDKTTEVQEFIQITDASKFFREVNEMEQSLDIPMQQIQPSYISSPKFVPGNTTQANIGCLEDDENLSLEPNISLVVSKEYKSDLPIIALIRPCLDYSYWLCSTRSGILQKVKPDGAKLSKISQFEIEVYSIALLSSNDVLLVTNEPNPKQLTTTTGKLTDTVYDIAPFTSIVIHITSGNKVVVGGATDKPRKSAVFVMNEQGEHETVYEHDQNNQPIFLNYPRCIISTRNGNIFVADYHARSIHGKLVVLGQGGDMINEYTGHPDINKDHPFKPNDIVATPKDNVVVKSPNDPILHILNNQGYLLTFYNTHNIGLLCAYSLAFNSSGQLCIGCTRAEGSNTKEAKLFEVNISGF is encoded by the coding sequence ATGGCGTCCTCACAATCAGTCAGAAAAGGCCAAGTACTTGTTAGTTGTAACTTATGTGAAACAGGTAGACCTATCAAATGGAAATGCATAGACTGCAATATTCTAATGTGTAATCACTGTAAAGAACAAGTgcattctaaatttaaaaatgcaCAAGAGCATAAAACATTAGACATCAAGGATATAGGAGTACACCGAGAGGAAATTGATTTCACCAATATTAAGTGTAATCAACATTCATCACAACATTGCTGTCTTTTTTGTAAGACATGCGACTGTCTTGTGTGTCCAACTTGTTTTGCTAAAGATCATAAGCACCATGACTTAATTGAGATTAGCGAAGGGTACAATATGAAAATACAGAGGCTCAAAGAAGAACAAggtaaaattcaaaagattAATGCTAAATCAGCTTTTCAAATAGGCAAGCTTCAAAACCTCGTAAACGAGGAAAATCTAAAgcattcaaaagtcaaaacagaTATAACTGATCatcaaaaagttataaaaggaCAAGTAGACAAACATTTCAATGAACTCAGTAATAAACTGTTTGAGAGTCATGAAAATGCTATTTCGTCGCTGAAGTCTGATCTGAATGCTGTCTTCTTGTTCAAAACACAGACTAAAGACAAAACCACTGAAGTCCAGGAATTCATTCAAATCACCGATGCTTCCAAATTCTTTAGAGAGGTCAATGAGATGGAGCAATCACTTGACATACCAATGCAACAAATTCAACCAAGTTACATTTCGTCACCAAAATTTGTTCCAGGAAACACAACCCAAGCTAATATTGGATGTTTAGAAGATGATGAAAATTTGTCTTTGGAACCAAATATATCTCTAGTTGTCAGCAAAGAATACAAGTCTGACCTCCCAATTATAGCCTTAATTAGACCATGCCTCGACTATTCATACTGGCTATGTTCTACTAGGAGTGGTATATTGCAAAAAGTAAAACCTGATGGAGCAAAACTAAGCAAAATATCACAATTTGAGATAGAGGTCTATAGTATAGCACTACTTTCATCAAATGATGTCCTTTTAGTGACAAATGAACCAAATCCAAAACAACTCACAACTACCACTGGTAAACTGACAGATACTGTATATGATATTGCCCCTTTTACTTCGATTGTCATCCACATTACCAGTGGTAATAAAGTAGTTGTAGGAGGTGCAACTGACAAACCAAGAAAAAGTGCTGTGTTTGTAATGAATGAGCAGGGAGAGCATGAGACTGTGTATGAACATGACCAAAATAATCAACCTATATTTTTAAACTACCCAAGGTGTATTATTAGTACCagaaatggaaatatttttgttgcagATTATCATGCACGTAGTATTCATGGAAAATTAGTAGTCTTAGGACAAGGAGGGGATATGATAAATGAATATACTGGCCATCCAGACATCAATAAGGATCATCCATTCAAACCGAATGACATAGTGGCAACTCCTAAAGACAATGTGGTTGTAAAAAGTCCAAATGATCCAATTTTACACATTCTTAACAATCAAGGTTATCTTTTGACATTCTACAACACTCATAATATAGGATTGTTATGTGCGTACTCTCTTGCCTTCAATTCTTCTGGTCAACTCTGCATAGGATGTACTAGGGCTGAGGGAAGTAATACCAAGGAAGCCAAGTTGTTTGAAGTGAACATTTCAGGATTTTAA